A region of Brevundimonas sp. NIBR10 DNA encodes the following proteins:
- the cofH gene encoding 5-amino-6-(D-ribitylamino)uracil--L-tyrosine 4-hydroxyphenyl transferase CofH, whose protein sequence is MSGFASDLSAGAIAAVVEATPLHSLVRDAEALTLAHHGSMVTYSRKVFIPLTRLCRDVCHYCTFATTPSHVESAYLDREAVLTIARAGAKAGCREALFTLGDVPEARHPAARKALEALGHETTLSYLREVAQLVLDETGLLPHLNPGLMSDADFAALRPVAASMGLMLESTSERLGQRGGPHYGSPDKAPGHRLASIEAAGRAAVPFTTGLLIGIGETRAERVETLVAIRDLHLRYGHIQEVIVQNFRAKPGTKMADHPEPSLGDHLWTVAAARLILGGEMTIQAPPNLQSDALPQLLAAGVNDWGGVSPVTPDHVNPEAPWPHLDALAKVTAAAGRVLVERLAVAPRFALKTGHWLDPKLATRVRRAVDARGLPVVEAWRAGGVEPAPSILQTGVTTSSRRIDELIARASVGERLDVSDITTLFLADGPDIARLCAAADELRRQASGDAITYVVNRNINYTNICLYRCTFCAFSKGGTRDLRGPAYLVEDAEVGQRAAEAVARGATEVCMQGGIHPKFDGHTYHRLLGAVRTAAPDVHIHAFSPLEISHGASSLGMPLDAYLAWLKEAGLSTLPGTAAEILDDEVRALICPDKVNTQGWLDVMRAAHEVGLRSTATIMFGHVDGYRHWARHLLAIRDLQEQTGGFTEFVPLPFVHMEAPMWRKGGSRSGPSFREALLMHAVARLVLHSFIPNIQASWVKMGPDGVVAALRAGANDLGGTLMDESITRAAGGRHGQLCGAEQMSALAIRAGRPLVQRTTTYGSVASRAPLKTGA, encoded by the coding sequence ATGTCGGGCTTCGCGTCAGACCTGTCCGCCGGGGCGATCGCTGCAGTGGTGGAGGCCACGCCGCTGCACAGCCTGGTCCGCGACGCCGAGGCCCTGACGCTGGCGCATCACGGAAGCATGGTCACCTATTCGCGCAAGGTGTTCATCCCGCTCACACGTCTCTGCCGAGACGTCTGTCACTACTGCACCTTCGCCACGACGCCGAGCCACGTCGAGAGCGCCTATCTGGATCGTGAAGCCGTGCTGACGATTGCGCGGGCGGGAGCCAAGGCCGGCTGCCGCGAAGCTCTGTTCACGCTCGGCGATGTCCCCGAGGCCCGCCATCCGGCCGCTCGCAAGGCGCTGGAAGCCCTGGGTCACGAGACGACCCTGTCCTATCTGCGCGAGGTGGCCCAACTGGTCCTCGACGAGACAGGGCTGCTGCCCCATCTCAATCCGGGCCTGATGAGCGATGCAGACTTTGCCGCGCTTCGGCCGGTCGCGGCGTCCATGGGCCTCATGCTGGAGTCCACGTCAGAACGGTTGGGTCAGCGCGGTGGGCCCCATTACGGGTCGCCCGACAAGGCGCCGGGCCATCGCCTCGCTTCGATCGAGGCGGCGGGCCGTGCGGCCGTGCCGTTCACCACCGGGTTGCTGATCGGCATCGGCGAAACCCGGGCTGAACGGGTCGAGACCCTGGTCGCGATCCGCGATCTGCATCTGCGTTACGGTCATATCCAGGAAGTCATCGTCCAGAATTTCCGCGCCAAGCCCGGTACGAAAATGGCGGATCACCCGGAGCCCTCGCTCGGCGATCACCTTTGGACGGTCGCGGCGGCCCGGTTGATCCTGGGCGGAGAGATGACGATCCAGGCCCCGCCCAACCTGCAGTCCGACGCTCTGCCGCAACTGCTCGCAGCCGGGGTCAACGACTGGGGCGGGGTGTCGCCCGTCACGCCTGATCACGTCAATCCTGAAGCGCCCTGGCCGCACCTGGATGCCCTCGCCAAGGTCACGGCCGCTGCCGGACGGGTCCTGGTCGAACGTCTCGCCGTTGCGCCCCGGTTTGCCCTCAAGACGGGCCATTGGCTGGATCCGAAACTGGCCACCCGCGTCCGCCGCGCCGTCGATGCCCGAGGACTACCGGTGGTTGAAGCCTGGCGCGCGGGAGGCGTCGAGCCTGCGCCCTCGATCCTGCAGACAGGCGTCACGACGTCGTCGAGGCGGATCGACGAACTCATTGCGCGGGCATCGGTCGGTGAACGGCTCGACGTGTCCGACATCACAACGCTGTTTCTGGCCGATGGACCTGACATTGCGCGCCTGTGCGCCGCGGCGGACGAGCTTCGCCGTCAGGCGTCGGGCGATGCGATCACCTATGTGGTGAACCGCAACATCAACTACACCAACATCTGCCTGTACCGCTGCACCTTCTGCGCCTTCTCCAAGGGCGGGACGCGAGACCTGCGGGGGCCTGCCTATCTGGTCGAGGATGCCGAGGTCGGGCAGCGCGCGGCAGAGGCGGTCGCCCGTGGCGCTACCGAGGTCTGCATGCAGGGTGGCATTCACCCGAAGTTTGACGGGCACACCTACCACCGACTTCTGGGCGCTGTTCGTACCGCTGCTCCCGATGTGCATATTCACGCCTTCTCGCCCCTGGAGATCAGCCACGGTGCCAGCAGCCTCGGCATGCCTCTGGACGCCTATCTTGCCTGGCTGAAAGAGGCGGGGCTCTCGACCTTGCCGGGCACCGCCGCCGAGATCCTTGACGATGAGGTTCGCGCGCTCATCTGTCCGGACAAGGTCAACACCCAGGGGTGGCTGGACGTGATGCGGGCCGCCCACGAGGTGGGCCTGCGCTCGACCGCCACCATCATGTTCGGCCATGTCGACGGCTATCGACACTGGGCGAGGCATCTGTTGGCCATCCGCGATCTGCAGGAACAGACTGGTGGATTCACCGAGTTCGTGCCTTTGCCGTTCGTGCATATGGAAGCGCCGATGTGGCGCAAGGGCGGCTCTCGTTCGGGCCCCAGTTTCCGCGAGGCCCTGCTGATGCACGCGGTCGCCCGGTTGGTGCTGCATTCCTTCATTCCGAACATCCAGGCCAGTTGGGTGAAGATGGGGCCGGATGGTGTGGTTGCGGCCTTGCGAGCCGGTGCCAACGATCTAGGCGGGACGCTGATGGATGAGTCGATAACCCGGGCTGCCGGCGGCCGGCACGGCCAGCTTTGTGGTGCCGAACAGATGAGTGCGTTGGCTATCAGGGCCGGTCGGCCCCTGGTTCAGCGCACCACGACCTACGGGAGCGTCGCCAGCCGCGCTCCTCTCAAAACAGGAGCTTGA
- the npdG gene encoding NADPH-dependent F420 reductase, giving the protein MSETNIGKIGVIGGTGALGSAIARRLAKAGRTVIVGSRTLESAASAAETLGFGITGLANEDAAATADIVIVTVPFAAQGDTLRQIAPHLTGKIVVDTTVPLVPPKVMRVQLPPEGSAAVRAQGILGDGVTVVSAFHNVAAHKLIKDEDVACDVLVFGDDKAARTKVISLVRDCALRGLHGGALVNSAAAEAMTSLLIFINKTYAVDGAGLQITGTLTEPAD; this is encoded by the coding sequence GTGAGCGAGACGAATATCGGCAAGATCGGGGTCATCGGTGGAACGGGGGCCCTTGGTTCCGCCATTGCCCGACGACTCGCAAAGGCCGGCCGGACGGTCATCGTGGGGTCGCGGACGCTGGAAAGCGCTGCATCGGCAGCTGAAACTCTCGGGTTCGGAATCACCGGCCTGGCCAACGAAGACGCCGCCGCCACCGCCGACATCGTGATCGTCACGGTCCCCTTCGCCGCCCAAGGCGATACGCTGCGCCAGATCGCGCCTCATCTGACCGGCAAGATCGTCGTCGACACCACGGTGCCCTTGGTCCCACCAAAGGTCATGCGCGTCCAACTGCCGCCTGAGGGGAGCGCCGCCGTGCGGGCTCAGGGAATTCTCGGGGATGGTGTGACGGTTGTCTCCGCCTTCCACAATGTGGCGGCCCACAAGTTGATCAAGGACGAGGATGTCGCCTGCGACGTTCTGGTGTTCGGTGATGACAAGGCTGCGCGCACGAAGGTGATCAGTCTGGTCCGTGACTGCGCCCTGCGGGGCCTGCATGGCGGGGCCCTGGTGAATTCGGCGGCGGCCGAGGCCATGACCTCGCTGCTCATCTTCATCAACAAGACCTATGCGGTCGACGGCGCCGGGTTGCAGATCACGGGCACGCTGACAGAGCCGGCCGACTGA
- the cofD gene encoding 2-phospho-L-lactate transferase, protein MSGRTLVLTGGVGGAKLVLGLQQVVEPSSITAIVNTGDDFRHLGLWVSPDIDTLLYTLSGQANAAQGWGREGETWAFMEALRRLGGEDWFALGDGDLALHVLRSARLATGDTLTTITADFASAWGIGARILPMSDQPVSTHLDTDEGDLAFQTYFVEKRCLPVVRRIDFQGAAAARPGPDVISTILAEDVRAILIAPSNPYLSIDPILAVPGIRDALHSARAPVVVVSPVVGGNAVKGPTAKLMRELGSAVSPEAVLAHYGDVVDAMLVDERDAVLDLGVPYDVCDTLMHTLADRARVARAALALADRLQ, encoded by the coding sequence ATGAGCGGGCGCACCCTTGTCCTGACGGGCGGGGTCGGCGGCGCCAAGCTGGTGCTCGGACTTCAGCAGGTCGTGGAACCCTCCAGCATCACCGCCATCGTCAACACGGGCGACGATTTTCGCCACCTAGGCCTGTGGGTCTCACCCGATATCGACACCCTGCTCTACACCCTCAGCGGACAGGCCAATGCAGCTCAGGGGTGGGGACGCGAGGGCGAAACCTGGGCCTTCATGGAAGCCCTTCGCCGATTGGGGGGCGAGGACTGGTTTGCCCTGGGGGACGGTGACCTGGCGCTTCATGTCCTTCGGTCGGCTCGGCTGGCGACAGGAGACACCCTGACGACGATCACGGCCGATTTCGCAAGCGCGTGGGGTATCGGCGCGCGCATCCTGCCCATGAGCGATCAGCCGGTATCGACTCATCTCGATACCGACGAGGGCGACCTGGCCTTTCAGACCTATTTCGTCGAGAAGCGGTGTCTGCCCGTCGTCCGTCGCATCGACTTTCAGGGCGCGGCTGCCGCCCGGCCAGGACCCGATGTAATCTCCACGATCCTGGCCGAAGACGTACGGGCCATTCTCATCGCGCCGTCCAACCCCTATCTGAGCATCGACCCGATACTGGCGGTTCCCGGCATTCGAGACGCCCTCCATTCAGCGCGGGCACCCGTGGTGGTGGTGTCGCCCGTCGTCGGCGGTAATGCCGTCAAGGGGCCAACGGCCAAGCTCATGCGAGAACTCGGGAGTGCTGTGTCGCCCGAAGCCGTGCTCGCGCACTATGGGGATGTGGTTGACGCGATGCTGGTCGACGAGCGCGACGCCGTTCTTGACCTCGGCGTGCCCTACGATGTCTGCGACACTCTAATGCACACTCTGGCTGACCGCGCGCGGGTGGCCAGGGCGGCGCTGGCGTTGGCGGACCGGCTGCAATGA
- the cofC gene encoding 2-phospho-L-lactate guanylyltransferase has product MTAWTALVPIKSAGRRKTRLGSVFSEDARDELADRMLHRVLAALAASPSVREVIVLSSVRPKGWRGRLSVDHGRGLNPELAAAARGIAGRLMVVHADLPTLAPADVETLVAMGEGGAAIAPDRWSRGTNALAAREAGNLRFAFGPDSLALHRSLMPSAAIVRRPGLALDLDLPRDLEDAVGQGFLPPTSLGAKVSTAFDISLQAFTC; this is encoded by the coding sequence ATGACCGCCTGGACCGCTCTTGTGCCGATCAAGTCGGCAGGCCGGCGCAAGACCCGGCTGGGCTCGGTGTTCAGCGAGGATGCGCGAGACGAACTCGCGGATCGCATGCTGCACCGAGTGCTGGCGGCGCTGGCCGCCTCACCATCGGTGAGGGAGGTCATCGTGCTTTCGTCGGTGCGCCCGAAGGGTTGGCGCGGGCGATTAAGCGTCGATCACGGTCGCGGCCTGAACCCGGAACTGGCGGCTGCTGCCCGGGGCATTGCCGGCCGGTTGATGGTTGTCCACGCAGATCTGCCGACCCTGGCCCCGGCTGACGTGGAAACCCTGGTCGCGATGGGTGAGGGTGGCGCGGCCATCGCACCTGATCGTTGGTCACGCGGGACCAACGCCTTGGCCGCGCGCGAGGCCGGCAATCTAAGGTTTGCCTTCGGTCCCGACAGTCTGGCGCTTCACAGGAGCCTCATGCCGAGCGCGGCGATCGTGCGCCGGCCTGGCCTCGCTCTCGACCTCGACCTTCCACGCGATCTGGAGGACGCCGTTGGGCAGGGATTTCTTCCACCGACGTCGCTCGGGGCCAAGGTGTCGACCGCGTTTGACATTTCGCTTCAAGCTTTCACCTGTTAG
- a CDS encoding alpha/beta hydrolase produces MTDATPPMQHVPARDIPIPAFLSDIARAYLGPGMPSPPYPPIEDKTAWRALVSATDEAVLPFLSGMMAHFQAEVETRDADGVRVYDIQPQGLASDSRGVVLDLHGGGLIMCGGELCRMMGIGSAARLQRRIWAVDYRMPPDHPYPAPLDDCISAYRALLSVVSATDIIVSGGSAGGNLAAALILRARDEGLPLPAGLVLATPEIDLTESGDSFHTNNGVDPGLRSLMPVNLLYADGHDLDHPYLSPLFGDLTKGWPRTILTTGTRDLYLSNTVRMHRALRAAGVWAELHVTEAGPHTGFPGAPEGLAIDEEVRRFIAECLG; encoded by the coding sequence ATGACGGACGCCACCCCCCCGATGCAGCATGTGCCGGCGCGGGATATTCCCATCCCTGCTTTTCTGAGCGACATCGCCCGCGCCTATCTGGGTCCGGGCATGCCTAGCCCACCCTATCCGCCGATCGAGGACAAGACGGCTTGGCGGGCGCTGGTGTCGGCGACCGATGAGGCTGTGCTGCCCTTCCTGAGCGGCATGATGGCTCATTTTCAGGCCGAGGTGGAAACCCGGGACGCCGATGGTGTGCGCGTCTACGATATCCAACCGCAAGGCCTCGCGTCGGACAGTCGTGGTGTCGTCCTCGACCTGCATGGTGGCGGGCTGATCATGTGCGGCGGAGAACTGTGCCGCATGATGGGTATCGGTTCCGCAGCGCGCCTCCAACGCAGAATCTGGGCGGTCGACTACCGGATGCCGCCGGACCATCCCTATCCAGCCCCCCTGGACGACTGCATCTCAGCCTATCGCGCGCTGTTGAGCGTGGTGTCCGCGACCGACATCATCGTCAGCGGAGGATCGGCCGGCGGCAACCTGGCTGCCGCGTTGATCCTGAGAGCCCGGGATGAAGGTCTGCCCCTGCCAGCCGGTCTGGTCCTGGCGACACCCGAGATCGATTTGACGGAATCCGGCGACAGCTTCCACACCAACAACGGCGTTGACCCGGGGCTCAGAAGCCTGATGCCTGTCAACCTCCTGTATGCCGACGGGCATGACCTGGACCATCCCTATCTGTCGCCATTGTTCGGCGATCTGACCAAGGGGTGGCCTCGGACTATCCTGACGACAGGCACCCGCGACCTCTACCTCTCGAATACGGTTCGGATGCACCGCGCCCTGCGGGCCGCGGGCGTGTGGGCGGAACTGCACGTCACCGAAGCCGGGCCGCACACTGGCTTCCCCGGGGCGCCGGAGGGCCTGGCGATCGACGAGGAAGTCCGGCGATTCATCGCAGAATGCCTCGGCTGA
- a CDS encoding antibiotic biosynthesis monooxygenase: MIFEQATIQVAPEKAEAFEAAIAATAPLFRKAQGCTSLALERIVETPGRYVLRIGWNTVEDHTETFTKSADFAEFVATAGPFMTETPSVIHVVPTSLF, from the coding sequence ATGATCTTCGAGCAAGCCACGATCCAGGTCGCGCCTGAGAAGGCAGAGGCGTTCGAGGCCGCCATCGCAGCGACCGCGCCGCTGTTCCGCAAGGCTCAGGGCTGCACCAGCCTGGCGCTGGAGCGGATCGTGGAAACGCCCGGGCGCTATGTTCTCAGGATCGGCTGGAACACCGTCGAGGACCACACCGAGACCTTCACCAAATCCGCCGATTTCGCAGAGTTCGTGGCGACGGCTGGACCGTTTATGACCGAGACGCCCTCCGTCATCCATGTCGTGCCAACTTCGCTGTTCTAG
- a CDS encoding amidohydrolase family protein, producing the protein MPKFDIVIKGGTIIDGLRTPRFRGDIAIKDDKIVQIGGNIPVDDAGRVIDAAGKVVAPGVVDLHTHYDSQLFWDPWCTMSGWHGVTSVVIGNCGFGFAPVKPEDRERAMLSLTRNEAVPLETMREGMPWDWVTFKEYLESVERTPKGVNVMSFVPLAPLYGYVVGTDEAKKRQATEEELQQMCDLLVEGMEVGGCGISAQILGIEGNVQLDFDGTPMVTDLMSERDLKAFSRAMGSTGRGVSQVTGNMEFAETMARESGRPVIWNALMADGALNQHGGATMTAQTAIDRLNVLNQEEGLRVYAQAQTVNFGSQFTFEDYNLLDAVPVWKEACMGTIAEKMVKLADPERRAGMKQNLAERNGLFGSGYVLDLIKVGWIPLDVPNGLELQRTYEGYTIGEIAARENKHPIDVLLDIALWGELKSGFETEMIMTPPESMRLVVNSPMALPGISDGGAHTKFITTGRFPTELLGYWIREHDLMSLEDAHWRLSAYPAQAAGLKGRGFIAEDMAADIIIYDPETVDAGPQERVWDYPANEWRLIQKAVGYHYIIVNGEITFIDGECTQATPGKLLRHGTA; encoded by the coding sequence ATGCCCAAATTCGATATCGTCATCAAGGGCGGGACCATCATCGATGGTCTTCGCACCCCGAGATTCCGCGGTGACATCGCGATCAAGGATGACAAGATCGTTCAGATCGGAGGAAATATTCCGGTCGATGACGCAGGTCGGGTTATCGATGCGGCGGGCAAGGTCGTGGCTCCGGGCGTCGTCGATCTGCACACCCACTATGACAGCCAGCTGTTCTGGGATCCGTGGTGCACGATGTCGGGATGGCACGGGGTGACCAGCGTCGTCATCGGCAACTGCGGGTTCGGCTTCGCGCCCGTGAAGCCCGAGGATCGCGAGCGCGCCATGCTCTCGCTGACCCGCAACGAGGCTGTCCCGCTCGAAACGATGCGCGAGGGGATGCCGTGGGACTGGGTGACCTTCAAGGAGTATCTGGAAAGTGTCGAGCGTACGCCCAAGGGCGTGAACGTCATGTCCTTCGTGCCCCTCGCGCCCCTCTACGGCTATGTCGTCGGCACCGACGAGGCCAAGAAGCGGCAGGCGACCGAGGAAGAGTTGCAGCAGATGTGCGACCTGCTCGTCGAAGGCATGGAGGTCGGAGGCTGTGGCATCAGCGCCCAGATCCTCGGCATAGAGGGCAATGTCCAGCTCGATTTCGACGGAACGCCCATGGTCACGGACCTGATGAGCGAGCGCGATCTCAAGGCCTTCTCGCGCGCCATGGGTTCGACCGGGCGAGGGGTTTCCCAGGTCACGGGCAATATGGAGTTCGCCGAGACGATGGCGCGCGAAAGCGGCCGTCCCGTGATCTGGAACGCCCTCATGGCCGATGGCGCCCTCAACCAGCACGGCGGAGCCACCATGACCGCCCAGACCGCGATCGACCGTCTGAACGTGTTGAACCAGGAGGAGGGGCTGCGCGTCTACGCCCAGGCCCAGACTGTCAATTTCGGCTCTCAGTTCACGTTCGAGGACTACAATCTGCTCGATGCCGTCCCGGTCTGGAAAGAGGCCTGCATGGGGACCATCGCCGAGAAGATGGTCAAGCTGGCCGACCCCGAACGCCGTGCGGGGATGAAGCAGAATCTGGCGGAACGGAACGGCCTGTTCGGGTCCGGGTACGTCCTGGACCTGATCAAGGTCGGCTGGATTCCGCTCGATGTTCCCAATGGGCTGGAGTTGCAGCGGACCTATGAGGGATACACGATCGGAGAGATCGCGGCGCGCGAGAACAAGCATCCGATCGACGTGCTGCTCGACATCGCGCTGTGGGGTGAACTCAAGAGCGGCTTCGAGACCGAGATGATCATGACGCCGCCCGAGAGCATGAGATTGGTGGTCAACTCGCCCATGGCCCTGCCGGGCATCAGCGACGGCGGCGCCCACACCAAATTCATCACCACGGGACGTTTCCCGACCGAGCTTCTGGGTTACTGGATCCGGGAGCACGATCTGATGTCTCTCGAAGACGCCCACTGGCGGCTGTCGGCCTATCCCGCCCAGGCGGCGGGGCTGAAGGGCAGGGGGTTCATCGCCGAGGACATGGCGGCGGACATCATCATCTACGATCCTGAAACCGTGGACGCCGGACCCCAGGAAAGGGTCTGGGACTATCCGGCCAACGAATGGCGGCTGATCCAGAAAGCCGTCGGCTATCACTACATCATCGTGAACGGCGAAATCACCTTCATCGACGGCGAATGCACCCAGGCCACGCCCGGCAAATTGCTGCGGCACGGAACCGCCTGA
- a CDS encoding amidohydrolase family protein: protein MTRTLTRETFGPVFDADHHYWESAEAFMRYRDPKYRDRGLRLVEHEGATRYFMGDKLWTMLPGPGDEHLRPVPGSMFDFFAGRDSQDAMRRAFTQKPADHPEYYDREKRLQALDQQGVEACWMFPSHGVCIEGPLQIDPEASMNILTGFNKWIEEEWGFAYQNRIFSAPFLTLSDPDAAVAELEWALKKGARIVTMRHGPVFTRAGYKSPADPLFDPFWARLEEAGITLALHAGQEEAYSGVADAVVKAWGLNVDLSRTFDPTNAPPPLGKDDYAPNFVSMLLKHRLVHDHAAAMISHGLFDRFPRLRVAFVEFGGTWVGPLLHSLQLAHGQYPGMFKTNPVDQFHRNCWVAPFVEDDVDELAKHIPVERILFGSDWPHGEGVAHPLDFFDNIENFSDDAVRRIMRDNARELTYA, encoded by the coding sequence ATGACCAGAACCCTGACCCGCGAGACCTTCGGTCCCGTCTTCGACGCCGACCATCATTACTGGGAGTCCGCCGAGGCATTCATGCGCTACCGCGATCCGAAATACAGGGATCGCGGCCTGCGGTTGGTCGAGCACGAGGGCGCGACCCGCTATTTCATGGGCGACAAGCTCTGGACGATGCTGCCGGGTCCCGGCGACGAGCATCTGCGACCCGTGCCGGGTTCCATGTTCGATTTCTTCGCGGGCCGCGACTCCCAGGACGCGATGCGCCGGGCGTTCACCCAGAAGCCCGCCGATCATCCCGAATACTACGATCGCGAAAAGCGCCTCCAGGCGCTGGATCAGCAGGGGGTGGAGGCGTGCTGGATGTTTCCGTCCCACGGGGTCTGCATCGAGGGTCCGCTGCAGATCGATCCCGAAGCGTCGATGAACATCCTGACCGGGTTCAACAAATGGATCGAGGAGGAATGGGGCTTCGCCTATCAGAACCGCATCTTCAGTGCGCCCTTCCTGACGCTTTCAGATCCGGACGCTGCGGTCGCCGAGCTTGAATGGGCTCTGAAGAAGGGGGCTCGCATCGTCACGATGCGGCACGGACCGGTCTTCACCCGCGCGGGTTACAAGTCGCCGGCGGACCCCCTGTTTGACCCCTTCTGGGCAAGGCTTGAAGAGGCCGGCATCACCCTGGCGCTGCACGCCGGTCAGGAAGAGGCCTACTCGGGAGTCGCCGATGCCGTCGTGAAGGCCTGGGGCCTGAATGTCGATCTGTCCCGCACGTTCGACCCCACCAACGCCCCACCACCTTTGGGCAAAGACGACTACGCCCCGAACTTCGTCAGCATGTTGCTGAAACACCGTCTGGTTCACGACCATGCGGCGGCGATGATTTCACACGGCCTCTTTGACCGGTTCCCGCGCCTCCGGGTGGCATTCGTCGAGTTCGGGGGAACCTGGGTTGGACCGCTTCTGCACAGCCTTCAGCTGGCGCACGGTCAGTACCCCGGCATGTTCAAGACCAATCCGGTGGATCAATTCCACCGCAACTGCTGGGTCGCACCCTTCGTCGAGGATGACGTCGATGAACTTGCCAAGCACATTCCGGTTGAACGCATCCTGTTCGGATCGGACTGGCCGCACGGCGAGGGCGTGGCTCATCCGCTGGACTTCTTTGACAACATCGAGAACTTTTCAGACGACGCCGTCCGTCGGATCATGCGCGATAACGCACGGGAACTAACCTACGCCTGA
- a CDS encoding biotin/lipoyl-containing protein, whose protein sequence is MAKIKVLLPQFGMGMQDGEIANWLKAVGDRVEAGEILLEVEAAKTTVEVPSPGSGVLTEILVQQGETADVRSHIATIET, encoded by the coding sequence ATGGCCAAGATCAAGGTGCTTCTGCCGCAGTTCGGCATGGGAATGCAGGATGGTGAAATCGCCAACTGGCTGAAAGCGGTCGGCGATCGGGTCGAAGCCGGCGAAATCCTGCTTGAGGTGGAGGCCGCCAAGACCACTGTGGAAGTCCCTTCGCCCGGCAGCGGAGTCCTCACGGAAATCCTGGTTCAGCAAGGCGAGACTGCCGACGTCCGCAGCCATATCGCGACGATCGAGACCTGA
- a CDS encoding transketolase C-terminal domain-containing protein encodes MARGSYIEAIRQAQMEEMQRDERVFIMGEDIVCNVFGTTTGFTEMFGKERVRDTPISENGFIGASAGAAMVGMRPIVDVTISSFLYPAMDQIMSIIAKSRYIYGGQARLPLVIRSCLFYGNSNAAQHSDRPYSMFMNMPGLKIIVPSDARDMKGLLKAAIRDDDPVLCFEDSTCWSSKADLPDDPDFIIPLGEGEVKREGTDISVIAVAGGVPIALKAAQKLAAEGISLEVIDPRTLVPLDRAMILKSVRKTGRAITVDPAHQTCSAASEISALIAEQAFDALRGPVLRVATADTHLPFSPAIEKALYPSVDRIVAAAYRLVGAEHRLPAQGI; translated from the coding sequence ATGGCCAGAGGCAGTTACATCGAGGCGATCCGTCAGGCGCAGATGGAGGAGATGCAGCGCGACGAGCGCGTCTTCATCATGGGCGAGGACATCGTCTGCAACGTGTTCGGCACGACGACTGGCTTCACGGAGATGTTCGGCAAGGAGCGGGTCCGCGACACACCGATTTCGGAGAACGGATTCATCGGGGCATCGGCCGGCGCAGCCATGGTGGGAATGCGTCCCATCGTCGACGTGACGATTTCGTCCTTTCTGTATCCGGCCATGGATCAGATCATGAGCATCATTGCGAAGTCCCGCTACATCTATGGTGGCCAGGCGCGGCTGCCTCTCGTCATCCGCAGTTGCCTTTTCTACGGAAACTCCAACGCGGCCCAGCATAGCGACCGCCCCTACTCCATGTTCATGAACATGCCGGGGCTGAAGATCATCGTGCCGTCCGATGCCCGGGACATGAAGGGCCTGCTCAAGGCCGCGATCCGGGACGACGACCCGGTCCTGTGTTTCGAAGACAGTACCTGCTGGTCTAGCAAAGCCGACCTGCCCGACGACCCGGACTTTATCATCCCCCTAGGTGAGGGAGAGGTGAAGCGCGAGGGAACCGACATCTCGGTCATCGCCGTGGCGGGCGGCGTGCCAATCGCGCTGAAAGCCGCACAAAAGCTCGCAGCGGAGGGAATTTCACTTGAGGTCATCGACCCACGAACTCTCGTGCCGCTCGATCGCGCAATGATCCTCAAGTCAGTCCGCAAGACCGGTCGGGCGATTACCGTCGACCCCGCGCATCAGACATGCAGTGCGGCCAGCGAGATCTCGGCCCTGATCGCGGAACAGGCGTTCGACGCCCTGCGTGGCCCGGTCCTGCGGGTCGCGACGGCCGACACCCACCTGCCCTTCAGTCCGGCGATCGAGAAGGCGCTCTACCCCTCCGTCGATCGCATCGTGGCCGCCGCCTATCGCTTGGTGGGCGCCGAACATCGCCTTCCAGCCCAGGGAATCTAG